In one Nocardioides luteus genomic region, the following are encoded:
- a CDS encoding aldehyde dehydrogenase family protein, which produces MSLLSVRPADGSAIAEFPVMAEDEVREIVAGARSAAAWWRAQGFKGRAAHLARWRTWMWRHVEEIAELIHLENGKPVDDAVLEVVLAVEHVLWAEKNAGKVLASQRVNPGPLFANYTARVDYDPLGVVGVIGPWNYPLYAPNSAVAFALAAGNTVVIKPSELTPAVSRWYVEAFTAANPQAPAGVLSVVTGFGETGAALCSAGVDKIAFTGSSRTGRQVMAQCAQTLTPVVLECGGKDPVVVAADADVAAAARAVAWGAFTNSGQTCVGVERVYVVDEVADEFCTRLLAELDGVRPGSGEGAAYGPMTMPAQVDIVRRHVEDAVARGATFLMGGPESVGERFISPIVITDLDEDAIAVREETFGPTVTVKRVVDVGEAIRLANDHDYALSAAVFSRSRGDEIARRLRAGQVTINSVIAFAGMGAVPMGGVGDSGFGRVHGADGLREFARPRSVVRQRFALPGLELISLRRAGHVLPLMKKMLGVRHGR; this is translated from the coding sequence ATGAGCCTGCTGAGCGTACGTCCGGCCGACGGCTCCGCGATCGCCGAGTTTCCCGTGATGGCGGAGGACGAGGTCCGCGAGATCGTCGCCGGCGCGCGGTCGGCTGCTGCGTGGTGGCGCGCGCAGGGGTTCAAGGGGCGGGCGGCTCATCTGGCCCGATGGCGCACCTGGATGTGGCGCCACGTCGAGGAGATCGCCGAGCTGATCCACCTCGAGAACGGCAAGCCGGTCGACGACGCCGTGCTCGAGGTCGTGCTCGCGGTCGAGCACGTCCTCTGGGCGGAGAAGAACGCCGGAAAGGTGCTCGCGTCCCAACGCGTCAACCCTGGTCCCCTGTTCGCCAACTACACCGCCCGCGTCGACTACGACCCTCTCGGAGTGGTCGGCGTCATCGGGCCCTGGAACTATCCGCTCTACGCGCCCAACAGCGCCGTCGCGTTCGCGCTCGCAGCCGGCAACACTGTCGTGATCAAGCCGAGCGAGCTCACCCCTGCGGTCAGCCGCTGGTACGTCGAGGCGTTCACCGCCGCCAACCCGCAGGCGCCGGCCGGCGTGCTCTCCGTGGTGACCGGTTTCGGCGAGACCGGTGCCGCGCTGTGCAGCGCCGGTGTCGACAAGATCGCCTTCACCGGGTCGAGCCGCACGGGCCGCCAGGTCATGGCACAGTGCGCGCAGACCCTCACTCCGGTCGTGCTCGAGTGCGGCGGCAAGGACCCGGTCGTGGTGGCCGCCGATGCCGACGTCGCCGCGGCCGCCCGCGCCGTCGCGTGGGGCGCCTTCACCAACTCGGGACAGACCTGTGTCGGTGTCGAACGCGTGTACGTCGTCGACGAGGTCGCCGATGAGTTCTGCACTCGGCTGCTCGCCGAGCTCGACGGCGTGCGTCCCGGCTCGGGCGAGGGCGCCGCCTACGGTCCGATGACGATGCCGGCACAGGTCGATATCGTCCGCCGTCATGTCGAGGACGCCGTGGCGCGAGGCGCCACCTTCCTCATGGGCGGTCCTGAGTCGGTCGGCGAGCGATTCATCTCGCCGATCGTCATCACCGACCTCGATGAGGACGCGATCGCGGTGCGGGAGGAGACGTTCGGGCCCACCGTCACGGTCAAACGCGTCGTCGACGTCGGCGAGGCGATCCGACTCGCCAACGACCACGACTACGCGTTGAGCGCGGCGGTGTTCTCGCGCAGCCGCGGCGACGAGATCGCGAGGCGGCTCCGTGCCGGTCAGGTCACCATCAACTCGGTGATCGCCTTCGCAGGGATGGGCGCGGTCCCGATGGGCGGTGTCGGCGACAGCGGGTTCGGCCGGGTCCACGGCGCCGACGGACTGCGTGAGTTCGCGCGGCCACGTTCGGTCGTGCGCCAGCGGTTCGCCCTGCCTGGCTTGGAGCTCATCTCACTGCGCCGGGCCGGACACGTACTGCCACTGATGAAGAAGATGCTGGGCGTCCGTCACGGACGCTGA
- a CDS encoding PDR/VanB family oxidoreductase, with protein sequence MTTITAHEPSRGLRALARGARAYSTVFAAGPAAPYLSRANPVRRVGYDLDLVVDGRTEEADDVVSLALRHPDGDALPRWRPGAHLDVFLPSGAQRQYSLCGDPTDRSRYRIAVRRISDGGGGSVEIHDRVRVGDRITVRGPRNAFPFVDVEDYLFVAGGIGITPILPMVREASRRGARWRLVYLGRSLATMPFLDELRDVPGGRLEVRPDTDFGIPDAAELLALAEPGAAIYLCGPTPLIDAARALQPLLSTTSSLHSERFSAPPVVGGRPFSVRLARTGVTVPVDADESALAAIRRAVPGVRYSCQQGFCGSCKHRVLEGTVEHRDTKLRPAERETEMLICVSRAEGDALTIDL encoded by the coding sequence ATGACCACCATCACGGCTCACGAACCTTCGCGCGGACTCCGCGCGCTGGCGCGCGGCGCGCGGGCGTACTCGACCGTCTTCGCAGCCGGTCCCGCCGCGCCCTACCTGTCCCGCGCCAACCCGGTCCGCCGGGTCGGCTACGACCTCGACCTCGTCGTCGACGGGCGAACCGAGGAGGCCGACGACGTGGTCAGCCTCGCCCTGCGCCATCCCGACGGTGACGCGCTGCCGCGCTGGCGGCCGGGCGCGCACCTGGACGTGTTCCTGCCCTCAGGCGCGCAGCGGCAGTACTCCCTGTGCGGCGACCCCACGGATCGCAGCCGCTACCGCATCGCGGTCCGCCGGATCTCCGACGGTGGCGGCGGCTCCGTGGAGATACACGACCGGGTGCGGGTCGGTGACCGGATCACGGTGAGAGGTCCGCGCAACGCGTTCCCCTTCGTCGACGTCGAGGACTACCTCTTCGTCGCCGGCGGCATCGGCATCACCCCGATCCTGCCGATGGTGCGGGAGGCCTCGCGTCGAGGTGCCCGCTGGCGGCTGGTCTATCTCGGCCGCTCGCTCGCGACGATGCCGTTCCTCGACGAGCTGCGGGACGTGCCCGGCGGCCGGCTGGAGGTGCGTCCCGACACCGACTTCGGCATACCCGATGCGGCCGAGCTGCTTGCGCTCGCCGAACCCGGCGCGGCGATCTACCTGTGCGGCCCGACGCCGTTGATCGACGCCGCCCGCGCGCTCCAGCCGTTGCTGAGCACCACCAGCTCGCTCCACTCCGAGCGGTTCTCGGCGCCGCCTGTCGTGGGCGGCCGCCCCTTCTCCGTACGCCTCGCCCGGACCGGCGTGACCGTGCCTGTCGATGCCGACGAGTCCGCGCTCGCAGCGATCCGCCGGGCGGTCCCGGGAGTGCGCTACTCGTGCCAGCAGGGCTTCTGCGGCAGCTGCAAGCACCGGGTCCTCGAGGGCACCGTCGAGCACCGCGACACCAAGCTGCGGCCCGCAGAGCGCGAGACCGAGATGCTCATCTGCGTCTCTCGCGCCGAGGGTGACGCGCTCACCATCGACCTGTGA
- a CDS encoding flavin-containing monooxygenase — protein sequence MTQHLRVAVIGAGFGGLCTAIRLKQEGIDDFVVLEKAGEVGGTWQVNTYPGAQCDVPSLIYSFSFAPNPDWSRLYPLQEEIQAYLHRCAVDFGVLPHIRFDTEVTDASWDDLAGRWDISTTEGNLTATVLVGAVGPFSAPSVPDLPGLDTFAGTVFHSQGWEHDHDLTGERVGVIGTGASAVQFIPRIQPQVDHLTVFQRTPTWILPHPDRPVGDGVRALYSRFPRAQAVARKTWELAFEAMVPGFVHEPLLQKPLEALGRGLLRRQVADPELRARLTPSYAVGCKRPTFSNAYYPALTADNTDVVVDGIVEINERGIITADGRQHELDTIILGTGFKMVDHPAFDLMHGRDGVRLGDVWRAGEMSAYLGTAVHGFPNLFLILGPNSGVYTSAVITIEAQVHYILEALRTIDEHDLISLEPSATAQERFVSWVDHGLRRSVFVAGGCQSYYLSPSGRNFTHYPGFSASFRAQTRKVDLADYVVRARRTEPIGADA from the coding sequence ATGACCCAGCATCTACGCGTTGCCGTGATCGGAGCCGGCTTCGGCGGTCTCTGCACGGCGATCAGGCTCAAGCAGGAGGGGATCGACGACTTCGTCGTGCTCGAGAAAGCCGGAGAGGTCGGGGGCACCTGGCAGGTCAACACCTACCCAGGAGCCCAGTGCGACGTGCCGTCCCTGATCTACTCGTTCTCGTTCGCCCCCAACCCCGACTGGAGCCGGCTCTACCCGCTCCAGGAGGAGATCCAGGCCTACCTGCACCGGTGCGCGGTGGACTTCGGCGTCCTGCCACATATCCGGTTCGACACCGAGGTCACCGACGCGTCCTGGGACGATCTGGCCGGCCGGTGGGACATCTCGACGACCGAAGGCAACCTGACCGCGACGGTGCTCGTCGGCGCGGTCGGACCGTTCAGCGCACCCTCGGTGCCAGACCTGCCTGGCCTGGACACGTTCGCAGGAACCGTCTTCCATTCCCAGGGATGGGAGCACGACCACGACCTGACCGGCGAGCGTGTCGGAGTGATCGGGACCGGCGCCTCGGCGGTGCAGTTCATCCCCCGTATCCAGCCACAGGTCGACCACTTGACCGTCTTCCAGCGCACGCCCACCTGGATCCTGCCCCACCCGGACCGTCCGGTCGGCGATGGTGTCCGGGCGCTCTACAGTCGCTTTCCTCGTGCCCAGGCGGTCGCTCGGAAGACCTGGGAGCTCGCCTTCGAGGCGATGGTGCCGGGGTTCGTCCACGAGCCGTTGCTGCAGAAGCCGCTCGAGGCGCTCGGTCGTGGCCTGCTCCGCAGGCAGGTCGCCGACCCCGAGCTCCGCGCCCGACTCACCCCGTCCTACGCGGTCGGGTGCAAGCGGCCCACCTTCTCCAACGCGTACTACCCGGCTCTGACTGCCGACAACACCGACGTCGTCGTCGACGGCATCGTCGAGATCAACGAGCGCGGCATCATCACCGCCGACGGGCGCCAGCACGAGCTCGACACGATCATCCTCGGCACCGGATTCAAGATGGTCGACCACCCGGCCTTCGACCTGATGCACGGGCGCGACGGAGTACGTCTGGGCGATGTGTGGCGGGCCGGGGAGATGTCGGCCTACCTCGGCACCGCCGTGCACGGCTTCCCGAACCTGTTCCTGATCCTCGGCCCCAACTCCGGCGTCTACACCTCGGCGGTGATCACCATCGAGGCGCAGGTGCACTACATCCTGGAAGCGCTGCGCACGATCGACGAGCACGACCTGATCAGCCTGGAGCCCTCCGCGACGGCGCAGGAGCGGTTCGTCTCCTGGGTCGATCACGGGCTGCGCCGGTCCGTGTTCGTGGCAGGCGGCTGCCAGAGCTACTACCTCAGCCCCTCCGGCCGGAACTTCACCCACTACCCGGGCTTCTCGGCGAGCTTCCGGGCCCAGACTCGCAAGGTCGATCTCGCCGACTACGTCGTGCGGGCACGGCGAACCGAGCCGATAGGAGCCGACGCATGA
- a CDS encoding metal-dependent hydrolase: protein MTDLHTDSAAYQDEALAIHARDVHFDWTDVPTEYIPGHPYATHFWNVMHLVLPEGERAMADVLGRALPEITDPRLQEELVGFIGQEETHASSHESFRVHLERNGFDIPKIMRMMEFLMDQVFGDHGLTGRAGDAWFKERLGIYAAAEHFTATVGEWLLDNKTFDEIGVDPTMLDLLRWHGAEEMEHRNVAYDVFQHIDGSYARRVRTAVLAAFGLLVLWLYISSWMYANDPTNSRRRMPWPLAFFLGVRRGLMPGVRFLFREIPQYLRPGFHPSQMGPIDKAVRYLAQSPAANGH, encoded by the coding sequence ATGACGGATCTACACACCGACTCAGCGGCGTACCAGGACGAGGCTTTGGCGATCCATGCCCGTGACGTCCACTTCGACTGGACCGACGTGCCGACCGAGTACATCCCCGGGCACCCGTACGCCACGCACTTCTGGAATGTCATGCACCTGGTGCTCCCCGAGGGGGAGCGTGCGATGGCCGACGTGCTGGGTCGGGCACTGCCTGAGATCACAGACCCGCGGCTGCAGGAGGAACTGGTCGGATTCATCGGCCAGGAGGAGACGCACGCCAGCTCGCACGAGTCCTTCCGCGTCCATCTGGAGCGGAACGGCTTCGACATCCCGAAGATCATGCGGATGATGGAGTTCCTGATGGACCAGGTCTTCGGCGACCACGGCCTCACCGGCCGCGCCGGTGACGCTTGGTTCAAGGAGCGGCTCGGCATCTACGCCGCCGCCGAGCACTTCACCGCCACGGTGGGGGAGTGGCTGCTGGACAACAAGACCTTCGACGAAATCGGGGTCGACCCGACGATGCTGGACCTGCTCCGCTGGCACGGTGCCGAGGAGATGGAGCACCGCAACGTCGCCTACGACGTCTTCCAGCACATCGACGGCAGCTACGCACGCCGGGTCCGAACCGCGGTTCTGGCCGCCTTCGGGCTGCTCGTGCTGTGGCTCTACATCTCGAGCTGGATGTACGCCAACGATCCGACGAACTCCCGGCGCCGGATGCCCTGGCCGCTGGCCTTCTTCCTGGGCGTCCGCCGTGGCCTCATGCCCGGTGTGCGGTTTCTCTTCCGGGAGATTCCGCAGTATCTGCGGCCCGGGTTCCACCCATCGCAGATGGGCCCGATCGACAAGGCCGTGCGCTACCTGGCGCAGTCTCCGGCCGCGAACGGACACTGA
- a CDS encoding TetR/AcrR family transcriptional regulator — translation MKDMLSRAASALTESAGPSPRAPEIERILDAGLELFVEHGIKRTTIGDIARAAGIDRVTVYRRVGGKDAVIHAVVTREATALFELVANEARSGRTIDERVELGFTSMMEQIRGHSLLARMLKTEPETVLTQLTTEGTLLVTGATLATMRFFQEAVDDGLLDSAEGMEPSAELLVRVVHSYLLTPQALIDLTTPQQLRAFARTHIVPMVLMGTRTSQRP, via the coding sequence ATGAAGGACATGCTGAGCCGAGCAGCGAGTGCGCTGACCGAGTCCGCCGGACCCTCGCCCCGGGCCCCTGAGATCGAGCGGATCCTGGATGCGGGGCTGGAGCTCTTCGTCGAGCACGGCATCAAGCGCACGACGATCGGCGACATCGCCCGGGCGGCCGGCATCGATCGGGTGACGGTCTATCGCCGTGTGGGAGGCAAGGATGCCGTGATCCACGCGGTGGTCACCCGAGAGGCGACCGCGCTCTTCGAGCTCGTCGCGAACGAGGCTCGATCAGGCCGCACGATCGATGAGCGCGTGGAGCTGGGCTTCACCTCGATGATGGAGCAGATCCGGGGCCACTCGCTGCTGGCGCGGATGCTCAAGACCGAGCCCGAGACCGTGCTGACCCAGCTGACCACCGAGGGGACGCTGCTGGTCACGGGGGCCACGTTGGCCACCATGCGGTTCTTCCAGGAGGCCGTCGACGACGGCCTCCTGGACAGTGCTGAGGGGATGGAGCCGAGTGCCGAGCTCTTGGTGCGGGTCGTGCACTCCTACCTGCTGACGCCACAGGCGTTGATCGACCTGACCACACCCCAGCAGCTACGCGCCTTCGCTCGGACGCACATCGTTCCGATGGTGCTGATGGGCACCCGAACGTCTCAGCGTCCGTGA
- a CDS encoding wax ester/triacylglycerol synthase family O-acyltransferase, whose protein sequence is MKIKYVSPLDAAFMMVERDDMPWHIANLMLFAKPSGAAPDFVPALREQMRGQSVVAPYDQAPAFPSARWFPLQRRVEAIDFDHHVRLHTLPDGADDQDLLALVSEIHGEGLDPRHPSWEMHLIDGISGSRFGIFMKLHHSILDGVTGMRRMLRWLTTDPTDLSRPALFSVGPDPLAPPREVLTVGERVRRRSIAVAELSRNVSQLVRKEFDGQRLAAPYGVPKTVWSGPVSRGRSISYRSFELNELKTVARAHGVGVSDLVLYMCGSALRTYLLAHGDVPARSLTAGAPFNIRAEGDERPGSSFAFLTVDLGTDIADGRERLARVKASNDASKAQVATLGPEALALQTVVANGPMIATMAMGMRGKTLPAFGVVVSNVPGPPQPLYLNGARLDAMIPISIPMHNSPFNMTCIGYDGKMTFGVAAASEQIIDVDLITDGLASALNELRGAESSVTRGADGSAKP, encoded by the coding sequence ATGAAGATCAAGTACGTCTCGCCCCTCGATGCCGCGTTCATGATGGTCGAACGCGACGACATGCCCTGGCACATCGCCAACCTCATGCTGTTCGCGAAGCCGTCCGGCGCCGCCCCCGACTTCGTGCCCGCACTGCGCGAGCAGATGCGCGGTCAGAGCGTGGTCGCGCCGTACGACCAGGCGCCTGCCTTCCCCAGCGCCCGATGGTTTCCCCTTCAGCGCCGGGTCGAAGCGATCGACTTCGACCATCATGTCCGGTTGCACACTCTTCCCGACGGGGCCGACGATCAGGACCTGTTGGCACTCGTCTCCGAGATACACGGCGAGGGCCTCGATCCGAGGCATCCGTCCTGGGAGATGCACCTGATCGACGGGATCTCGGGCAGCCGGTTCGGCATCTTCATGAAGCTCCACCACTCGATCCTCGACGGTGTCACCGGGATGCGGCGGATGCTGCGCTGGCTCACGACCGACCCGACCGACCTCTCCCGCCCAGCGCTCTTCTCGGTCGGCCCGGACCCGCTGGCGCCGCCGCGCGAGGTGCTGACCGTGGGGGAGCGCGTCCGTCGCAGGTCCATCGCCGTGGCCGAGCTCTCCCGAAACGTATCGCAGCTGGTCCGCAAGGAGTTCGACGGTCAGCGGCTCGCGGCGCCGTACGGCGTGCCCAAGACGGTGTGGTCCGGTCCCGTTTCTCGGGGCCGCAGCATCTCCTACCGGTCCTTCGAGCTCAACGAGCTCAAGACAGTCGCGCGGGCGCATGGCGTCGGGGTCAGCGATCTGGTGCTCTACATGTGCGGCAGCGCCCTGCGCACCTACCTCCTCGCCCACGGAGACGTGCCTGCTCGATCGCTCACTGCAGGTGCCCCGTTCAACATCCGAGCCGAAGGTGATGAACGTCCGGGCTCCTCGTTCGCCTTCCTGACCGTCGACCTCGGTACCGACATCGCCGACGGCCGCGAACGGCTCGCCCGGGTCAAGGCATCGAACGACGCCAGCAAGGCCCAGGTGGCCACGCTCGGTCCCGAGGCCCTTGCGTTGCAGACCGTCGTCGCCAACGGCCCCATGATCGCCACGATGGCGATGGGGATGCGCGGCAAGACCCTGCCCGCTTTCGGCGTGGTCGTCTCCAACGTGCCGGGGCCGCCCCAACCGCTCTACCTCAACGGTGCTCGGCTGGACGCGATGATCCCGATCTCGATCCCGATGCACAACAGCCCCTTCAACATGACCTGCATCGGCTACGACGGGAAGATGACGTTCGGCGTCGCAGCGGCCAGCGAACAGATCATCGACGTGGACTTGATCACCGACGGCCTCGCATCGGCCCTCAACGAGCTCCGGGGTGCTGAGTCGAGCGTGACACGAGGAGCGGATGGATCGGCGAAGCCATGA
- a CDS encoding long-chain-fatty-acid--CoA ligase produces the protein MYLTQGLHRALQAAPNKVATINGDRTRTFAEQGDRVARLAAGLKGLGVTEGDVVAILSLNSDRFVEYYSAVPWADAVLNPINIRWSPEEIVYALNDSSTSVLLVDDAFAPMASVIKARCASLEALVHCGDGPTPEGMASYEQLIADNEPIADVRRSGDQLAGIFYTGGTTGFPKGVMLSHRNLLTSALGAVASGYLLDRTSTYLHAAPMFHLADLAGNLGASMLGCTHVTIPFFEPKNVLETIQKHRVTDVLMVPTMIQMTVDHPEAKDYDLSSLGRLMYGGSVISEGVLRRTQALLPHLKLTQAYGMTELAPVATLLGPDDHVDGLLTSAGRAVPHTEVRICDPDGNPVPNGTVGEICVFGANVMLGYLNKPKETAAVLRDGWMHTGDGGYIDDNGYVFVVDRLKDMIVTGGENVYSAEVETALSKFPGVLMSAVIGVPSEQWGETVHAYVVRAPDADFTAEDLQQHCKQLIANYKVPRSIEFLEELPVNGAGKILKRDLRKTHAAGA, from the coding sequence ATGTATCTCACCCAGGGATTGCACCGCGCCCTCCAGGCCGCGCCGAACAAGGTCGCCACGATCAACGGCGATCGCACCCGCACCTTCGCCGAGCAAGGGGACCGGGTGGCACGTCTGGCCGCCGGCCTCAAGGGGCTCGGTGTCACCGAAGGGGACGTCGTCGCGATCCTGTCGCTGAACAGCGACCGGTTCGTGGAGTACTACTCCGCCGTCCCGTGGGCGGACGCGGTCCTCAACCCGATCAACATCCGGTGGAGCCCGGAGGAGATTGTCTACGCCCTCAACGACTCCAGCACCTCGGTGCTGCTCGTCGATGACGCGTTCGCCCCCATGGCGTCGGTGATCAAGGCCAGGTGCGCATCGCTCGAGGCCCTGGTCCACTGCGGTGACGGACCCACGCCGGAGGGGATGGCGTCCTACGAGCAGCTGATCGCCGACAACGAGCCGATCGCCGACGTACGCCGTTCCGGCGACCAGCTCGCCGGGATCTTCTACACCGGCGGCACCACCGGGTTCCCCAAGGGCGTGATGCTCTCCCACCGCAACCTCCTCACCTCGGCGCTGGGAGCGGTCGCCAGCGGCTACCTGCTGGACCGGACGTCGACCTATCTGCATGCTGCCCCGATGTTCCACCTCGCCGACCTGGCCGGCAACCTGGGCGCCAGCATGCTCGGGTGCACCCACGTCACGATCCCGTTCTTCGAGCCGAAGAACGTCCTGGAGACCATCCAGAAGCACCGCGTCACCGACGTGCTGATGGTGCCGACGATGATCCAGATGACCGTCGACCACCCCGAGGCCAAGGACTACGACCTGTCCTCGCTGGGTCGCCTGATGTACGGCGGCTCGGTCATCTCCGAGGGCGTCCTGCGGCGTACGCAGGCGCTGCTGCCGCACCTGAAGCTGACCCAGGCCTACGGCATGACAGAGCTCGCTCCGGTGGCCACCCTGCTCGGCCCCGACGATCACGTCGACGGCCTGCTCACCTCGGCCGGACGCGCCGTGCCCCACACCGAGGTGCGCATCTGCGACCCGGACGGCAACCCGGTCCCGAACGGCACCGTCGGCGAGATCTGCGTCTTCGGGGCCAACGTGATGCTCGGCTACCTGAACAAGCCGAAGGAGACCGCGGCGGTCCTGCGTGACGGCTGGATGCACACCGGCGACGGCGGCTACATCGATGACAACGGCTACGTCTTCGTGGTCGACCGGCTCAAGGACATGATCGTCACCGGGGGAGAGAACGTCTACTCCGCCGAGGTGGAGACCGCGCTCTCGAAGTTCCCCGGCGTGCTGATGTCGGCCGTCATCGGAGTGCCCAGCGAGCAGTGGGGCGAGACCGTCCACGCGTACGTCGTGAGGGCTCCTGATGCCGACTTCACCGCGGAGGACCTGCAGCAGCACTGCAAGCAGCTCATCGCCAACTACAAGGTGCCGCGGAGCATCGAGTTCCTCGAGGAGCTGCCCGTCAACGGGGCCGGGAAGATCCTCAAGCGGGACCTGCGCAAGACCCACGCGGCTGGTGCTTGA
- a CDS encoding short-chain dehydrogenase/reductase, protein MKRPATSRFDVRDRVALVTGAGSGIGRALARLLHERGASVALVDVNATGLESVRAAVGPERVSVHVADVTDRALMAEVVAEAIDHHGRLDLVVANAGVTPAPATITTMDLADYDRVVAINQTGVLNTVQPALPEVIARQGHVVVVASCAAFSPGVGGVAYMSSKAAAEQIGRALKIELAPHGASAGVAYFGFVETPLATATLDDDPTGRKLDELLGWPLNHRISAEAAATSIADGITSRAGATYAPRRWLPYSMLRGMLNPGMDQVLVRDRRVHHLVRELETRRPRATR, encoded by the coding sequence ATGAAGCGCCCGGCGACCAGCAGGTTCGACGTACGCGACCGGGTCGCGCTGGTCACCGGCGCCGGGTCCGGCATCGGGCGTGCGCTCGCGCGCCTGCTGCACGAGCGGGGCGCCTCGGTAGCGCTGGTCGACGTGAACGCGACTGGCCTCGAGTCTGTCCGTGCCGCCGTCGGCCCCGAGCGCGTCAGCGTCCACGTCGCCGACGTCACGGACCGGGCGCTGATGGCCGAGGTCGTCGCGGAGGCGATCGATCATCACGGTCGCTTGGACCTCGTGGTCGCCAACGCAGGCGTCACTCCCGCCCCGGCGACCATCACCACGATGGACCTGGCCGACTACGACCGCGTCGTGGCGATCAACCAGACCGGCGTGCTCAACACCGTGCAACCCGCCCTCCCCGAGGTCATCGCCCGTCAGGGGCATGTCGTTGTGGTCGCCTCCTGTGCAGCATTCTCACCGGGCGTCGGCGGGGTCGCCTACATGTCGAGCAAGGCTGCGGCAGAGCAGATCGGGCGTGCGCTGAAGATCGAGCTGGCCCCGCACGGCGCGTCGGCCGGGGTGGCCTACTTCGGCTTCGTCGAGACCCCGTTGGCCACCGCGACCCTCGACGACGACCCGACCGGCCGCAAGCTCGACGAGCTGCTCGGATGGCCGCTCAACCACCGCATCTCCGCCGAGGCCGCGGCGACGTCGATCGCCGACGGCATCACGTCCCGGGCCGGCGCGACCTACGCACCCAGACGCTGGTTGCCCTACTCGATGCTGCGCGGGATGCTCAACCCCGGCATGGACCAGGTGCTCGTCCGAGACCGGCGCGTGCACCACCTGGTCCGCGAGCTCGAGACCCGTCGCCCCCGGGCGACCCGCTGA